Proteins co-encoded in one Capsicum annuum cultivar UCD-10X-F1 chromosome 9, UCD10Xv1.1, whole genome shotgun sequence genomic window:
- the LOC107842175 gene encoding probable membrane-associated kinase regulator 4: MATNNPPSSSISSSNIKNEEEQEEEEEYIDMEVTSSSSCSSPQISREFEFQMASISINDKDSTTTTTTSPADELFYRGKLLPLHLPPRLEMVQKLLTSSKIESFQLEQQQDDERFTSISTNNLTNTNTPFDSSNQKLLQTSKIESFQEPEEARFSISTNSLMNAAATTTSSCTNTGTPYESCNISPSESCRVSCELNPDEYYFEWSTEFSTFFKDSNNHPKMKSWSKKLKLVKQSLISQKLKASTSKAYINLKSLFNKSTCSDHQQQVSSNGTKDCSNKYIKVCKRTPFGHIGKCTTHNYSPTLASVIRDIESSTNEADNVNSHRRSFSAAIKKHSPTKCLSSSSSNGSCSSSNGSSSSSFSLNSNGFYELNFLKRSSSATTEIEGSIEAAIAHCKKSQELCNPKRKFIEADQGINSLSISKIAATEIQERQDLCRF; this comes from the coding sequence ATGGCCACAAATAATCCTCCAtcttcatcaatatcatcatccaaTATCAAGaatgaagaagaacaagaagaagaagaagaatacataGATATGGAAGTtacctcttcttcttcttgttcttcaccACAAATAAGTAGAGAATTTGAGTTCCAAATGGCTTCTATTTCCATCAATGACAAagactcaacaacaacaacaacaacttcaccAGCTGATGAACTTTTCTATAGAGGCAAACTCCTCCCTCTTCATCTCCCTCCAAGGTTAGAAATGGTCCAAAAACTTCTCACATCTTCAAAGATTGAATCTTTtcaactagaacaacaacaagatgatgaaAGATTTACTAGCATTAGTACCAACAACTTGACTAACACTAACACCCCTTTTGATTCTTCCAACCAAAAACTTCTTCAAACCTCAAAGATTGAGTCTTTTCAAGAACCTGAAGAAGCAAGATTTAGCATTAGTACAAACAGCTTGATGAATgctgctgctactactactaGTAGTTGTACTAATACTGGTACCCCATATGAGTCTTGCAACATTTCTCCATCAGAGTCATGTAGAGTGAGTTGTGAACTGAATCCAGATGAGTATTACTTTGAATGGTCTACTGAATTCAGCACATTTTTCAAGGACAGCAACAATCATCCAAAGATGAAATCTTGGTCCAAGAAACTTAAGTTAGTGAAGCAATCTTTAATTAGTCAAAAGTTGAAGGCTTCAACTTCAAAGGCATATATCAATCTCAAGTCATTGTTCAACAAATCTACTTGTTCAGATCATCAACAACAAGTTTCTTCTAATGGTACTAAAGATTGTTCAAATAAGTACATTAAGGTATGTAAAAGAACCCCTTTTGGCCATATTGGAAAATGTACAACACATAATTATTCACCAACATTAGCAAGTGTTATAAGAGATATTGAGAGCAGTACTAATGAAGCAGACAATGTTAATAGTCATAGAAGATCATTTTCAGCAGCAATCAAGAAACATTCACCAACAAAATGCTTGTCATCTTCATCATCTAATGGCTCTTGTTCATCATCTAATggttcatcttcatcatcattttcattgaATTCTAATGGATTTTATGAGTTGAATTTTCTTAAGAGAAGTAGTAGTGCAACTACAGAGATTGAAGGGTCAATTGAGGCAGCTATTGCTCATTGTAAGAAGTCACAAGAACTTTGCAATCCAAAAAGGAAATTCATTGAAGCTGATCAAGGGATTAATTCATTGTCTATTTCCAAGATTGCAGCTACTGAAATTCAAGAAAGACAAGATCTTTGTAGATTTtga